The Macadamia integrifolia cultivar HAES 741 unplaced genomic scaffold, SCU_Mint_v3 scaffold1546, whole genome shotgun sequence genome segment ttttttttttttttttttttttttttttttgggatttgaTCTAAATTTGTGTTTACATATCCAGTTGGATGACTGGGTCTTGTGCAGAATCTATAAGAAGAGGTATTTGAGCAGATCAACAGTTGAGgagcagaaagaagaagaagaagaagatgatgaggaggAAACCCGGATGATTACCAAATCTTTAGGTGGGAATGGAGAAGAAAGATCATCAGTAGTACTACCAAGGACCTTTTCGATTGGTCATTTAATGGATGTGGactatctctctctctactctcagCTGTTAAGTGAGAATCCAGTAGTAATTGGTTCAATCGGCGGCGCCGATCATGATCAGTTCCAAACCACCGGAAACAatggcggcggcggcggcggcggcaaTAACATTTCCGACAATAAACTTCAATCCTCCTATGAGCTGATGACATACCAAAACGGAAATACGTCAACAAAGTTGTTCCAAGGCCCATACAAGTGAACCCGGTTTTCCAATATTTCACTTCTTATTATAAGAAAAGTCAATAGTGGGCCCGGGGGGATTAGTGTggttaaatagataaataattaTAGTAGATGATGATGAGCTTAAATTAGTTTGGTtgaatattcataaaaaatagtttaCATTGAAGAGTCATGTGAAATCAATTTATATGGAAGAGGTGGATGGATTTAGCATCAAGTACAAGTCACATATATTGAATTTAGATTTGTACTATTTACTAGGTAGTCCATCACCACAACATCATCATGCATACTACTACGAATGAGGGGTTGGAAAATGATATTATTGATATGGGTCACATGAGACCCACATGGTCAGAATAGTAGAAGAAATGGTCAGAATAGTAGaagaaatattaaaatgatTATTTATCTGTGCAAGAATGGTATagcaaacttttttttcttacaaaattgATCAGTCTAGAAACCTTACAATTTCTtaaagaatcaaaattaaccaATTCAAAGCaaattatatttattaaaatggttatttagttttatattaaaatgttttttattaattaattaaaaaaaaaagagcatgcGTGGAGTCGGCAGAAGATGAAATAATGAGTTTAGTTAAACCCAAGTCAAAAAAACTGTTATATGAGACATTGATTGGTTGGTGTTGATTGTTGACAAATAGGAAGTAAATAACCCATTATATAAAATGTAGAGTTGGCGATGGTGACTAATATTTTGTAAAAATGGACAAAGAACATTGGTGcggataatttcaacaaattaaaaagaagaattaTCTAAAGCTGAGACATTGAAGTTTATGACATTGCAACAGTAAGGTCTCCgaagtttgaagtttgaagttcttcaataaTGAAAGGAGAAATTAATTGACAGAGTGCTAGAATTTGTGCCAGTGAACCATCTTAATTTGCCAATAATCAAGatcatccaaagaaaaaaaaaaaaaaaaaaaaaaaaatcaagtaataTTATATGTTCAAAcgtggctcttttttttttttttttgagggttcTCTTCATTAATTATATTGTATGACCTAAAAGTGTTGCTTACGTCAtcaccccacaaaaaaaaaaaaaaaaaaatcttatgtgTGTTGTATGTTGTATCGATCATTTTCGAtcttgttttgcttttgttttccaCATGCAAGCTCTTTTGTTGGAAATCTTTTTGTTGCTATACTTGGGTTGTAGAAACTTTCTTATTAATCGGGTTCATAGTCAAATATATAGAATAATTAGATCATTTTCCCTTTGGGTTCACAAATAGTCTCTTTAAGTTTtactatttttcaaaataatcttcaagaattttttttttggctacgAGCACCTGATGGCAGGAAAGTTCCTACAGCTTGGGTAGTAAAAATTTCACCCTCTTTGTTGATTAGTAGTTctaattattgtttttttttttttttttacttagtaAATAATTAGTTAATGGGCAAGAAATCGTTGCCTAGTCACATATCCCTTGTACTAGTTCAGAGTCAATGAGAGCACGTAGGGGCATCaatatgaatgaaaattttaatttcacaaGGGATAGGACTGTAATTGCTTGCCATTGT includes the following:
- the LOC122064149 gene encoding NAC domain-containing protein 2-like, translating into LDDWVLCRIYKKRYLSRSTVEEQKEEEEEDDEEETRMITKSLGGNGEERSSVVLPRTFSIGHLMDVDYLSLYSQLLSENPVVIGSIGGADHDQFQTTGNNGGGGGGGNNISDNKLQSSYELMTYQNGNTSTKLFQGPYK